A window of Melospiza melodia melodia isolate bMelMel2 chromosome Z, bMelMel2.pri, whole genome shotgun sequence contains these coding sequences:
- the LOC134432545 gene encoding E3 ubiquitin-protein ligase Topors-like: protein MVDPVIAIAGTPVSSQARSKIAEDSNFSPKASTSKLPTDASPDSKCPICLDRFDNVAYLDRCLHRFCFRCVQEWSKNKAECPLCKQPFFSIFHTIRAEDDFKEYILSPLETSSFASPDGRRFRYRTTLTRERRARGSPSRRMPSPPDNGMLFEGLSSEPARHRHREIQQMLRRLASRRKASAEGRSLRQIQEEDMIAFRRALYRTGVRIRSIQDGGRYREISAEFFRRNPACLHRLVPWLKRELTVLFGAHGSLINIVQHIIMSNVTRYDLESQAFAEDLKPFLLNRTEHFLHEFISFARCPFNLEAYDQHANYDCPAPSYEEGSHSDSSIITISPDVAYPQGPDNSLSVPGLGQAPWDDETPGPSYSVSEEVRATIASPLESSESSDEDSASGSRRTKLQTELQANADSNDSGSSSDNCVIVGYVKPLAERTPEVVELSSDSEESIKEEKREEVKKQRPVQCHSWSDSEPSRSFSPHSPTYREAVGGCRN from the coding sequence ATTGCAGAAGATAGCAATTTTTCTCCGAAAGCCAGCACCAGTAAGCTGCCGACAGATGCGTCTCCCGACTCCAAGTGTCCCATCTGCCTGGACAGATTTGACAACGTGGCGTATCTGGATCGCTGCTTGCACAGGTTCTGCTTCCGCTGCGTGCAAGAGTGGTCCAAGAACAAAGCAGAATGCCCGCTCTGCAAGCaacccttcttttccattttccacACGATTCGTGCTGAAGATGACTTCAAGGAGTACATCCTCAGCCCTTTAGAAACAAGCTCTTTTGCCAGCCCCGACGGCCGGAGGTTTCGTTACCGCACCACCTTGACGAGGGAACGCCGCGCGCGTGGTTCCCCTTCCCGAAGGATGCCGTCCCCTCCGGATAACGGGATGTTGTTTGAAGGGCTGTCGAGCGAGCCGGCGCGACACAGGCACAGGGAGATTCAGCAGATGCTCAGGAGGCTGGCCTCAAGGAGGAAGGCCAGCGCGGAGGGCAGATCTCTGCGGCAGATCCAGGAGGAGGACATGATCGCCTTCCGCAGGGCTCTGTACCGCACCGGCGTGCGCATCCGCAGCATCCAGGACGGCGGCCGATACCGAGAGATTTCGGCCGAGTTCTTCCGCCGCAACCCTGCTTGCCTTCACCGCCTGGTTCCTTGGCTGAAGCGAGAGCTTACGGTCCTGTTTGGTGCCCACGGGTCTCTGATCAACATTGTGCAGCACATCATCATGAGCAACGTAACCAGGTACGATCTGGAAAGCCAGGCCTTTGCTGAGGACCTGAAGCCATTTCTGCTGAATCGGACAGAGCACTTCCTGCACGAATTCATCAGTTTTGCTCGTTGTCCTTTTAACTTAGAAGCATACGATCAGCACGCCAATTACGACTGTCCTGCCCCGTCGTATGAGGAAGGAAGCCACTCAGACTCATCAATTATTACAATATCTCCCGATGTGGCGTACCCGCAAGGGCCCGATAATAGTTTGTCTGTTCCTGGCCTTGGTCAGGCCCCGTGGGATGACGAAACTCCGGGGCCTTCCTATTCCGTTTCAGAAGAGGTTCGTGCAACCATAGCTTCTCCTCTGGAGTCATCAGAAAGTTCTGATGAGGACTCTGCTTCAGGGAGCCGAAGAACCAAGCTGCAGACTGAGTTACAGGCCAATGCTGACTCAAACGACAGTGGCTCTTCCTCAGACAATTGTGTCATTGTTGGGTACGTGAAGCCGCTGGCTGAGAGGACCCCAGAAGTGGTCGAGCTGTCCTCTGACTCTGAGGAGTCCATcaaggaagagaaaagggaagagGTCAAGAAACAGCGACCAGTCCAGTGTCACAGCTGGagtgacagtgaaccaagcaggAGCTTCTCACCACATTCCCCAACATACAGGGAGGCTGTAGGAGGTTGCAGAAATTAG
- the TMEM215 gene encoding transmembrane protein 215, whose protein sequence is MARTLRPDDINPRTGLVVALVSVFLVFGFMFTVSGIKGETLGDIPLLAIGPAICLPGIAAIALTRKTDGCTKCPENMRPCCKEVKDRDVLELLRTPSDLESGKGSCDELARKAYRKDRRGLRGEDTVFICTTSTTAAATAEGKSLTKKVEQEEMLKYLESCYPEMPENVFVGDGSTFSALEKKSTSPSRDSTPCPDIEDNIFVAPKDSIIVCSYKDNSPYDRYCCYINPTGVNSDQETIV, encoded by the coding sequence ATGGCGCGGACCCTGAGACCCGACGACATCAACCCCCGGACGgggctggtggtggctctggtcaGCGTCTTTCTGGTGTTCGGCTTCATGTTCACCGTGTCTGGCATCAAGGGAGAGACCCTGGGAGACATCCCGCTGCTGGCCATCGGGCCGGCCATCTGCCTGCCGGGCATCGCCGCCATCGCCCTCACCAGGAAGACCGACGGCTGCACCAAATGTCCCGAGAACATGCGTCCGTGCTGTAAGGAAGTCAAGGACCGGGATGTCTTGGAGCTGCTAAGGACCCCCTCCGACCTGGAGTCTGGCAAGGGAAGTTGTGACGAGCTGGCCAGGAAAGCTTACCGCAAGGACAGGAGAGGGCTGAGGGGAGAGGACACCGTGTTCATCTGCACCACCAGCACCACCGCCGCTGCCACGGCAGAGGGCAAGAGCCTCACCAAAAAGGTGGAGCAGGAGGAGATGCTGAAATACCTGGAGAGCTGTTACCCAGAGATGCCAGAGAACGTGTTCGTGGGAGATGGCTCCACATTCAGTGCCTTGGAGAAGAAGAGCACttctcccagcagggacagcactcCTTGCCCTGACATTGAAGACAACATTTTTGTGGCTCCTAAAGATAGTATCATTGTCTGCTCTTACAAGGATAACAGCCCTTATGACAGGTACTGTTGTTACATAAACCCCACTGGAGTCAATTcagaccaagagaccattgtgtgA